One window of the Mixophyes fleayi isolate aMixFle1 chromosome 6, aMixFle1.hap1, whole genome shotgun sequence genome contains the following:
- the LOC142160310 gene encoding aquaporin-8-like isoform X1 gives MAKSDHHHHHDIPETELGIMNSTSTEPLTAKDKEKVEPNFLEKYVQPCVAELLGCTLFFTIGCLSVLVNPHGAGPLLPALAHGLALAVVISVLGNISGGHFNPAITLGVVISGGLTPILLIPYWVCQLSGGMLGALLAKGLADDLSFVNRSGAACVVDSETTLGKAVGVEIVFSFFLVFAVVMGAVDERSRTSLAPYSIAFTVVTGIIAGGSISGSCLNPARALGPAVVANYWDYHWVYWVGPASGAILVSLIYRFLLAARSHRLFLK, from the exons ATGGCCAaatctgatcatcatcatcatcatgacatcCCCGAGACAGAACTTGGGATCATGAACTCAACATCGACAGAGCCTCTGACAGCAAAGGATAAAGAGAAAGTGGAACCTAATTTCCTGGAGAAGTATGTGCAGCCATGTGTGGCCGAGCTTCTGGGCTGTACACTCTTCTTTACCATCGGATGCCTCTCGGTGCTGGTCAATCCACATGGAGCTGGACCACTGCTGCCGGCTCTGGCACATGGACTAGCACTGGCTGTTGTCATCTCTGTCCTTGGCAATATAAG TGGTGGACACTTCAATCCTGCCATCACCCTGGGAGTGGTCATTTCTGGTGGTCTAACTCCCATTCTGCTCATACCCTATTGGGTGTGCCAGCTATCAGGGGGGATGCTGGGAGCTCTATTGGCTAAG GGATTGGCAGATGATCTATCATTTGTGAATCGCAGCGGGGCAGCCTGTGTGGTGGACAGTGAAACGACACTGGGCAAAGCAGTCGGCGTAGAAATAGTCTTCAGCTTCTTCTTGGTTTTTGCTGTGGTGATGGGTGCGGTGGACGAGCGAAGCAGGACCTCTCTGGCTCCATACTCTATCGCTTTTACTGTTGTAACTGGAATTATAGCGGG AGGTTCCATATCAGGGTCTTGTCTGAACCCAGCCCGCGCACTGGGTCCAGCAGTTGTTGCCAATTATTGGGACTACCACTGGGTGTACTGGGTGGGCCCTGCCTCTGGGGCAATCTTAGTGTCTCTTATATACAG GTTTCTGCTGGCAGCGAGGTCCCATCGATTATTCCTGAAATGA
- the LOC142160310 gene encoding aquaporin-8-like isoform X2: MAKSDHHHHHDIPETELGIMNSTSTEPLTAKDKEKVEPNFLEKYVQPCVAELLGCTLFFTIGCLSVLVNPHGAGPLLPALAHGLALAVVISVLGNISGGHFNPAITLGVVISGGLTPILLIPYWVCQLSGGMLGALLAKGLADDLSFVNRSGAACVVDSETTLGKAVGVEIVFSFFLVFAVVMGAVDERSRTSLAPYSIAFTVVTGIIAGFLLAARSHRLFLK; encoded by the exons ATGGCCAaatctgatcatcatcatcatcatgacatcCCCGAGACAGAACTTGGGATCATGAACTCAACATCGACAGAGCCTCTGACAGCAAAGGATAAAGAGAAAGTGGAACCTAATTTCCTGGAGAAGTATGTGCAGCCATGTGTGGCCGAGCTTCTGGGCTGTACACTCTTCTTTACCATCGGATGCCTCTCGGTGCTGGTCAATCCACATGGAGCTGGACCACTGCTGCCGGCTCTGGCACATGGACTAGCACTGGCTGTTGTCATCTCTGTCCTTGGCAATATAAG TGGTGGACACTTCAATCCTGCCATCACCCTGGGAGTGGTCATTTCTGGTGGTCTAACTCCCATTCTGCTCATACCCTATTGGGTGTGCCAGCTATCAGGGGGGATGCTGGGAGCTCTATTGGCTAAG GGATTGGCAGATGATCTATCATTTGTGAATCGCAGCGGGGCAGCCTGTGTGGTGGACAGTGAAACGACACTGGGCAAAGCAGTCGGCGTAGAAATAGTCTTCAGCTTCTTCTTGGTTTTTGCTGTGGTGATGGGTGCGGTGGACGAGCGAAGCAGGACCTCTCTGGCTCCATACTCTATCGCTTTTACTGTTGTAACTGGAATTATAGCGGG GTTTCTGCTGGCAGCGAGGTCCCATCGATTATTCCTGAAATGA